In the genome of Naumovozyma dairenensis CBS 421 chromosome 7, complete genome, the window acaagaacaaaaagaCCCAAGTGGTtccagaagaagaagaaaaagaaagaaatccAAAAGCAACCCCTAattccaaagaagaaattgtaaaaacaaagaaattcGGTATCTTGTCCAAATCTATATATGACCAACTACAATATGATCAACAACAGCATGAACAATATCTTGCATCTTACAAGGCTGAGATGCAAGAGAAATATGATGTCAAAATGCAAGAgtatgaaaatgaattgaaatcattgGATGAGAAGATTGTCGCATCAAATGAACTGATTGAACAATGTAAGAAAGACACTGATGCAAAATTGGACATCATGAATGCAGAGTTGGTGAAAAGGATGTTTGATGAGAGGTCCGTTCAAACTGATGATAAGATGAAGATCTTTAGCGAGACCAAATTGATTAAAAGGGAAAAAATCGATGAGAAGATCAATGTGGAGGAATTGGATGATCAAGTTGTTGGTGAGattgatcaattgaataaagaaaaggagAAAGTTTATGACgaatttaatgaatggACTTTCAATATGACTAATATTGCTGAACAATTGGATGCTAAATTGTTTAAGattaaacaaattaatattactCAAATGAATTTACAAAACAAGATTGACGGTTTAAATAATGAGAAATTGGGTTTaactaaagaaattgaGGCAAACAAGTTTACTCATGCCAATAATGTGgaaactattgaaaatgttgataataaacaatatttgcccaaattgaataatattgattctcaaattaatgatttattaaatcaattgacTTTAattaaacaagaaaatgcTAATGAAAAGATTCAATTAAGTGAATTGACACAAAAGTTAGAAAAAGAACGTATGGATCATGaggaaaaattgaaattagatgctgaagaaagaaaacgtcaagaagaaaatttattagGTAAACAACgtgaagaattagaacaaAAGGCAAATGACTTACAATTAAATCATGAAACCGAAATGaccaatttgaaaacaagTTATGAACAACAATTAGCTGATTTTAAATCGAAATTGATGGAACAACAAGATAAAGTAGACGATctgaaattacaaaaatcaAGATTAGAAGGTTCAAAAGCCATTGAAGATCAAGATCGTCAAAAGCAAAGTGATAATgtcttgaaaaatgaaatattatctaaacaacatcaacaagCTGAAGCTTATAATGCTGTTCAATTAGctcaaaagaagaaaaatgcGTCACCCGTTGCTGAAGACTTAATGAAAGAATCTCATATACCTGCTCTTTCAAAAGCAAAGGATGattctttatttgaatatgaaactgaagaagaGATTATGTACGTTTGATACGTTGACATAAAAAATGttaaggaagaaaaataaagtaaaataaaatgaagtAAAAAAGtttaataacaatatatatatattctaaaaAAGgttaaaaaaaagaaaaaaagtttaATGAATTCCAAACTTATATCTTTACGGTAATTGACATACTCAATAGTAGTAATAGTGATCTATACACTTTGCTTAAGTAACCGTATTCAGCGCACTTATATAACTTCTCGACACCTAGACTCTCTTTTCACCAGCAAAATAATTGCTGGTATACAAATGTGAGTCTACTAAAATTGCTCTGCTGAGTATATATAGAGTGTCTGGCGCAGCCATAACTACATGGAGCATCAGCATGCTTCAACTGGAAACAGGAGCGTACTTTTATCGGCTTCTTCGAATATTCCATCATTCAACTTCGTATAATAGAACCAACGGCTCTACAAGTGGCCATTGTGTCTCTTTCAGAAAGTTCCTTGTCACGAACACTCGCTATTAGGATGCTAGTCTCCTCCATTATCACGTTCTTTTAATTCACGTTCCAActtttcattgaattgCTTATTTTTATCCTTGAAATAATTGCCTGCAATATCAGAGGAGGCTTTAGATTGCAGCTTCTTTTTCCTTACCATGTATCGTTTCTTTGCAGtttcattcaaattgttTACTAGATTATTTAGCAAACGTTCCTCATCTTTGACATTCAATTTCCCATTTCTAGTATTGACACCAATTTGATGTTTTTGTTCATGAGAAATGTTCTCTAACTTGCTGTTGAGCTTAGATAGTTCTTTCTCATATGTAAATGTCGCCAGTTCTGTTAGATCTGAACCATCAACACGTTTCCTTTGTTTATCCTTCTGTTGCTTATCCCATTCTTCATATTCCCTAATGGTATAATTCATAAGTTTAAACTTCCGTTTCTCTTCCTCATTAGAAAAGTCACCTAAACCATCGTAGTCAGTGTGATgattatcatcatcttctactGCTTTTATATCATATACTTTTGGTTTACTACTTTGagatttttctttcacCTCTTGATCTGCCCTTTTTCTGTTTTCCGTAATGATATCCAGAACTGATCTCTTCAACGCCTTCAAATTCTCCTCATAAACATccaattcttcttgtttcaTAGCTTGAACACAAACCTACTGACTAGCCTACCACTGGAATAAGACCCTACTTCCTTGACGACCATCTACTCTTTTCTTGATCTGATCTTGTTGGTCAACCTCTCTATTCAATTTCCACATCACAAGAAACgaatttcatttttggaaatttttcaaaattttttggaaagtgaaaaatttcataaaAAAGAAGCTCATCTCATCGAGAAAATCTATAAACTGTAATATATGCTATTAAGTGACAACTGACAACTGACTACTGACAGCTGACGAGTCTACAACTATTTCAGGTCTATCATTTACGTCTTTACCGATAATAATAGTCCATACTCCACCGCGTCTTTCATTTacattaaagaagaatataacaTACTCAGGTAACACAACATATAATATACGCCATGCCATCTTTATCCCAACCGTTCAGGTTAACGGTTCTACCAAAGATTGCATCACTAAGCAACTATTCATTACAAGGAGATTACATTCAAGTAACCAAATCTACTTTCAATCCAACCACGAACAAAGTTGTCATCGGTGTGTCTGGTTCTGCCATCTCTcaatatatcattaatcCTACACCAAAACTAATATTCAATTACCCGATTCCATCCACTAATATCGTTACTGCATGTGACGTCCTAgagaatgataatgataatacaaataatgaagttTGGTGTTTCGGTTTAGTGGCTAATAAAACATATACTTTGACTTTAATCACTAAggataaacaaaaaagcTCTGCCACGATGGAAGACGACGAGGATGTTGTAGATGTCATTGATACAACTATCAAGGATGAATTTAACGTCAAACTTGATAGTAAGATCGTTGATATCAAGAtcataaaaaaaaaggcaGATGATATTTCCATCATGATCGTTTTAGAAAATGGgttgattcaattttttaattcatcCCTGAAACTTTTAAATACCGTTAAGATCAATTataaaaatgttaaatTTGTGGAAcatttcaaagaagataaCAAGGACTTTATGTTTACCATTTGTGATTTAGGTGATAATAACAAAGTTTGTATCaaattattccaaattaataatgatagtGCTATTGAATTAAACTCAATAATTATGGAAAACTTTAATGGACAAAATGCTAAATTTTGTTATCaatttggtaaattttataaattgACCAATAACAATTTAATGGTTTATTCTTTACCacaatttcaattggaaCATACTACTACCATCCCAATGATAAAAACTGATGATCAAATTGTTTCAATGAAACCAATCTCCACTAATAGAATCTTATTAactataaataataaaatttatttgttaGATCTAATTCATAATTCTATCCTATCAGAAAGAGAATTGACtcatttgaaaagtttaCAATTACTAAGATCTGCAGTCATTGGTAAAggtgaaaataataataaaacaattacCATTGGTGTCTCTACTAAATTTGGTGTTAATCCAACATCGTctttggaaattattaatgttgACGTAGGTTCTAACACTTTAAAAGATTCCCTTGGGAAATGTTTCCAAAACTTAAACttacaaaatcaaatcCAAATAAGTACTCAAGCCCTAAAGCCATTATTTGACCCAAACACTGATGGAGATAAAGATGACGATTTATTTAAGAAACTTGTTACAAAGGAACAATTCAACtatgatgaaattttgaCAAAATTATCAGAGAATACAAACGATATTGGAAAATTCGACGAGATATTCTTCCAAagttttaatattaaaaaggAACATTATACAGAAAATGATAGATTCATATATAATCATGAATTCTTCCttaaattgattgatttgatttttgaaaaatttggatcTACTGCTACCACAGCCCAGACAAATGAATATCCAAAGACTTTAACATTCTTATTAACACACCCATTATTCCCAATGGAACGTACTCAATCTCTATTATCTAGGTTTGCAAATCATCCAAGATTATTCAAACAAGCTATTGTTACCTGTCCGAACTTACCATTAcctgaattattaaatgaattattaacaataaaaaataatgagCTATCATTAGACATATCGTTAAGAATCTTACAAGATTATTCCAAAGATAGTATAAAGCAAGAGCTAAGAAATTTACCAAGAttagaaattgaaaattttataGATTTTATACTTAATGATGAGATTAAAGATGATCAAAATAGTCCTCAATTATTCCAATTGTTAGCATTGGTTTTAGATTCCATTGGGTTATTTGCATTAAGTGATAATATACTAGAGAATTTATCAGCATATATTGACAGACAAGTTTCCATTGTGGAGAAGAATACAGAACTATGGTATTTGATAGActctaataataacattttcaGTCATAATAAGAAGgataattctttttcctcAGCATCAGCGTCCACTAACAGTAAGAGTAATAATATCAGTAGTAAcaataagaaatcattTACACAAAAGGAAGCATTACCAATGTATTCTGTCGATTATTTGGAACTGTGAAACTAtctaaaaaaaaaaaaatagagaAGAAAgcatattattataaaatgtatattataaaataaaagaagacGTAGCAAgagataatatataataatatattaagCATATCATTTCATGTAAGAACACATAATAAttacttttattttacccatttttttgttagtGTATACTATGTACATGTGTATGACATGTTACTTTATAGAtagatttgaatatatgtGTCGTTGgtatgaatatatatagatattgggtttttcaattattttccttaattAAATGATAGTACTTAATTTGTTTCATCGATTCAAGGTGAAATCGAAGCGTACAGTTTCTTTTGGATTAGCTGGTGAGAATGTTTTGATATCAGAATCTGAAGTGTAAATGACATGTTCTGCAAATTTTACTTCATAAGTACCCCTTTTTATTAGTATGACAATTTGAGATCTTGTACCATAATATTCTCCAATGGGCAAAGAAGTTCCAACATCATCTGTTATTTTACATCGTAATGGAGGTACAAGGATTGTTTCATTTGGTAAAGTAGAATTCTGATGAAATTTACAATGGTCCTCCACTGTCACAGAACACGTTGATGAAAGTTTAAAACACTCTGATATTATCGtatcttcatcttgttTCTCAACAATGGATTTATTGACCAAACTTTGTAATAAAGCTGTACCAAGTTTAACTTTGCCCCATGTTTCTATTTTAGATTGCAAGCACGGTTGTTTCCCTTCACGTTTGATATTACTCTGTAATTCTCCTAGTTGACCATTGCATGTAAACACATCATTAGATACCACAAGATATTGACAATTAGAATTCAAAGTTGAAACGGTATTTCCTATTGAATCCATAATTCTATATTGTTTCCGTTTCACATCACCATagaataaattgaaatcacCAGTAGATTGTAACCCTGGATATTTTTTAGTAAAATTGTCATAACCATCCCATTCAGCAAAACTATCCTCTGTCATATCtgataaataaacaaatggTAACATTCCTCTTGATTTAGGTGCTACTAATTGTTTCAAACTCAAAGATTTGTTTAACTTTAAATTCAAGACAGTGGCAATCTTACcatctttattaattcCTAACCACGTTCCAAAGACTTtcttatcattatatttacattCTTTAGCCATATCGTACGGGGATAAgataaaatcatcattatgcCAACATGATGTGTGAGTTTTCCTCTGCAGGAACTCGTCTCTGTTTGATATTAAGATTAATTCATAGTCTGGATGAGCTGTCGTTGCTAATAATATACACATCCCTTGATacttgaatatatatttgattgGTCCTGTTCCTGAATAGGTCGTTTTGCCAGATTCTCTTTTGATGGAGGAAAGTTCTTCTTACATTGATTTAAGGACAAACCCTTTATATAGGGCCCTGTGCTTAATATAATCATTACGCTCACAGAGGGGCAAAGTAATATAGAATCAATGGGATAAAGAGGCCAGGATTCAGTGAATCCAGAGATCATAAGGAGGAACTAAACTAGTAAAAAACCTATGGAATAACCTCGCTTGCTATTTTCTATGTAAATTACAGTTTTAAAAGGTGTTTTTACTGTCAACAGTAGCGGAGAAACAAACTCAACAACCATCGATTATATCAAAATGTtttttggtaataataactataATATTATGCTTATTagattataatatatatatatatatatatactaaaGTTTATAAGTACTATAAGGGAAAAATAGGGAGGAAAAgtagaaagaaaaatagcCTTTCTGTTTGTAAGAACTGGGCATCAACATATTCTCAGATTACTGTATAGGTATTTATAGGCATTTATCCATCTGACGATATATCGACCTCCCAATTGAAAATACATCCGCAGGATCTTTATCAGAAGTAGTCAATAATAAACCTTGAGCCCCATACTAACACACTTTATAACTTCTGCTTATCGTTGCAGATCATCACTGCATTTACCCCAATATCGGAGAGCTTTCGTATGCCTGACCTTAGCTTCATCTATTTGGAAACGCATAGTTAACGTACGGTTCTTTTAATCAAATAACCTATTGAAGAACCCTTTAATACctttttgttgtttatgttttgaatatttttctaattcctttttattCTTCTCCACAGccatatttaatttatttggatccaaagaagaagaagccCGACTTTTCCTCGTATTATTAGTCCTTGCCGATTTGAAAGAACCTTGATCTTGACTCCTTCTAGAATTCGCTGAAGCAATAGATTCTTGCCTTCTCAATGATTCAATGGTCTTAGCTTTCACTAATCCTGTTTCCGTCTCAATTCTATATTCCTCAGGGAATTCAGCGGTTCCAGCATTCAAAGGAGTGTTTATATCAGCCACTGATTTCTTACGAGTATTAAGCCCTTGTTTCACTAAAGAATCCAATGTTTCAGTCTTATCATTCATGATGTTTGTAGTCATggttttttcaatatcattcaCGTTTGAgtctaattttttcaaagtcGCTGTGCTTGTCCTTGATGGTTCTTCGCCATGTTTGGTATCGTGAGAATGTGACGAAATGACGGTATCGTCGTGATCTTGttctgttgttgttgctgtgGTGGAGGGTTGTGCATTTGGGAGTTCGTTACCTTTCAATCCTGTGAATGGTTCTGGTTGATAGGAATCGATTGAGGAAAACGACgaaatatcatcaaattcattatcagtGTTATCTGCTGATATTATGTTACCTGAATGTGTCATAGTTTTGTGTAGGTTATGTATAAAAGCGAGGAAATGATTAATGGGGTTAAGTAAGCAATAACTGGGTTCGAAATCAAAATCACTGTTTAATCCTTCAAATGTagtagttttttttttggctATATGGATGTATATGAAAGATAGTTTGTTCAATAGAATAGAGAACTTCTAACTGGACTAAATTGTACAATTAATAAAGCATTTGTAATGATCACAACAACCATATTTTTATGTATGTATTATCCCCCAATACGCGGCCATAcattgtattgtattgtgTTGTATTGTATGAAATTTCTGACACTTTTTTCCCCGAAACTTTTCACTCATCGcattgtatttttatttttatataatcaatcaatcaatcatGGAGGGGTGGTATGTATGCTCTCATGGATATATGTTTCAGAAGATTAGATATAGATGTTATATGGCGAGGAAGGCAGGTGGTTCTACAATGTTATCATGCTATTTTAAATACGTATGCTGGAGttatatgtatgtatgtatgtcTAGGGTATATAATGGGATACTTGGGAT includes:
- the NDAI0G00940 gene encoding uncharacterized protein (similar to Saccharomyces cerevisiae YGR130C; ancestral locus Anc_3.492), whose translation is MSLKLGSKKNDPFEHLLNPQPKTTGSSDSSRPRSSSLFLQRVISSTSSIQKTPTTSSSSKKKVSTEEYLSPFRSNLVTNNKAYIQNEKTKRFPTVSATSNYTNRTSKEMGFKKIPKDKNFAKDIFFPSYLTQNEQRQQIELTKLVKLEKDLQYKKDSQNIIDLTKQPSQSQSPSPLDDSANAEKPPLEKPIDPKLTPMVSFQLSTPPVNNKNKKTQVVPEEEEKERNPKATPNSKEEIVKTKKFGILSKSIYDQLQYDQQQHEQYLASYKAEMQEKYDVKMQEYENELKSLDEKIVASNELIEQCKKDTDAKLDIMNAELVKRMFDERSVQTDDKMKIFSETKLIKREKIDEKINVEELDDQVVGEIDQLNKEKEKVYDEFNEWTFNMTNIAEQLDAKLFKIKQINITQMNLQNKIDGLNNEKLGLTKEIEANKFTHANNVETIENVDNKQYLPKLNNIDSQINDLLNQLTLIKQENANEKIQLSELTQKLEKERMDHEEKLKLDAEERKRQEENLLGKQREELEQKANDLQLNHETEMTNLKTSYEQQLADFKSKLMEQQDKVDDLKLQKSRLEGSKAIEDQDRQKQSDNVLKNEILSKQHQQAEAYNAVQLAQKKKNASPVAEDLMKESHIPALSKAKDDSLFEYETEEEIMYV
- the SYF2 gene encoding Syf2p (similar to Saccharomyces cerevisiae SYF2 (YGR129W); ancestral locus Anc_3.490) translates to MKQEELDVYEENLKALKRSVLDIITENRKRADQEVKEKSQSSKPKVYDIKAVEDDDNHHTDYDGLGDFSNEEEKRKFKLMNYTIREYEEWDKQQKDKQRKRVDGSDLTELATFTYEKELSKLNSKLENISHEQKHQIGVNTRNGKLNVKDEERLLNNLVNNLNETAKKRYMVRKKKLQSKASSDIAGNYFKDKNKQFNEKLERELKERDNGGD
- the UTP8 gene encoding Utp8p (similar to Saccharomyces cerevisiae UTP8 (YGR128C); ancestral locus Anc_3.489), which produces MPSLSQPFRLTVLPKIASLSNYSLQGDYIQVTKSTFNPTTNKVVIGVSGSAISQYIINPTPKLIFNYPIPSTNIVTACDVLENDNDNTNNEVWCFGLVANKTYTLTLITKDKQKSSATMEDDEDVVDVIDTTIKDEFNVKLDSKIVDIKIIKKKADDISIMIVLENGLIQFFNSSLKLLNTVKINYKNVKFVEHFKEDNKDFMFTICDLGDNNKVCIKLFQINNDSAIELNSIIMENFNGQNAKFCYQFGKFYKLTNNNLMVYSLPQFQLEHTTTIPMIKTDDQIVSMKPISTNRILLTINNKIYLLDLIHNSILSERELTHLKSLQLLRSAVIGKGENNNKTITIGVSTKFGVNPTSSLEIINVDVGSNTLKDSLGKCFQNLNLQNQIQISTQALKPLFDPNTDGDKDDDLFKKLVTKEQFNYDEILTKLSENTNDIGKFDEIFFQSFNIKKEHYTENDRFIYNHEFFLKLIDLIFEKFGSTATTAQTNEYPKTLTFLLTHPLFPMERTQSLLSRFANHPRLFKQAIVTCPNLPLPELLNELLTIKNNELSLDISLRILQDYSKDSIKQELRNLPRLEIENFIDFILNDEIKDDQNSPQLFQLLALVLDSIGLFALSDNILENLSAYIDRQVSIVEKNTELWYLIDSNNNIFSHNKKDNSFSSASASTNSKSNNISSNNKKSFTQKEALPMYSVDYLEL
- the NDAI0G00970 gene encoding uncharacterized protein (similar to Saccharomyces cerevisiae YGR127W; ancestral locus Anc_3.487) — protein: MCILLATTAHPDYELILISNRDEFLQRKTHTSCWHNDDFILSPYDMAKECKYNDKKVFGTWLGINKDGKIATVLNLKLNKSLSLKQLVAPKSRGMLPFVYLSDMTEDSFAEWDGYDNFTKKYPGLQSTGDFNLFYGDVKRKQYRIMDSIGNTVSTLNSNCQYLVVSNDVFTCNGQLGELQSNIKREGKQPCLQSKIETWGKVKLGTALLQSLVNKSIVEKQDEDTIISECFKLSSTCSVTVEDHCKFHQNSTLPNETILVPPLRCKITDDVGTSLPIGEYYGTRSQIVILIKRGTYEVKFAEHVIYTSDSDIKTFSPANPKETVRFDFTLNR
- the NDAI0G00980 gene encoding uncharacterized protein (similar to Saccharomyces cerevisiae YGR126W; ancestral locus Anc_3.486); protein product: MTHSGNIISADNTDNEFDDISSFSSIDSYQPEPFTGLKGNELPNAQPSTTATTTEQDHDDTVISSHSHDTKHGEEPSRTSTATLKKLDSNVNDIEKTMTTNIMNDKTETLDSLVKQGLNTRKKSVADINTPLNAGTAEFPEEYRIETETGLVKAKTIESLRRQESIASANSRRSQDQGSFKSARTNNTRKSRASSSLDPNKLNMAVEKNKKELEKYSKHKQQKGIKGFFNRLFD